In Amycolatopsis coloradensis, one genomic interval encodes:
- a CDS encoding pentapeptide repeat-containing protein, with the protein MDFRDFDGIKVRRPSVEGDGLDSEPAVFRGEFDFDSVRLDGGDQDGVRGGGEIAHSLVSDVSLANARLDRLALSDVILEGVDLSNAAIRELTARRVEILRCRAIGLGVAITSAVDLYVENARFDYASVTVERVKGSVVFSGCSFRETVFSGDLSRLTFVDCEFTETEFAATGALDCDLRGSRLSGVRGLVTLRGAKITGEQAVSVAGILATESGLSVVG; encoded by the coding sequence ATGGACTTCCGGGATTTCGACGGCATCAAGGTGCGGCGCCCTTCCGTCGAAGGCGACGGCCTTGACAGCGAACCCGCCGTCTTCCGGGGCGAGTTCGACTTCGACTCGGTCCGTCTCGACGGCGGCGACCAGGACGGAGTCCGTGGCGGCGGCGAGATCGCGCATTCCCTCGTCTCCGACGTGAGCCTGGCGAACGCGCGTCTCGACAGGTTGGCGCTCTCCGACGTGATCCTCGAAGGGGTCGACCTGTCGAACGCGGCGATCCGCGAGCTGACCGCGCGCCGGGTCGAAATCCTTCGCTGCCGGGCGATCGGGCTGGGGGTGGCGATCACGTCGGCCGTCGATCTCTACGTCGAGAACGCGCGGTTCGACTACGCGTCGGTGACGGTCGAGCGCGTGAAGGGTTCGGTCGTGTTCTCCGGCTGTTCGTTCCGGGAGACGGTGTTCTCCGGCGACCTGTCCCGGCTGACCTTTGTGGACTGTGAGTTCACGGAAACGGAATTCGCCGCGACCGGCGCGCTGGACTGCGATCTCCGCGGCTCGCGATTGTCCGGTGTCCGTGGGTTGGTGACCCTGCGCGGCGCGAAGATCACCGGCGAACAAGCCGTCTCGGTCGCGGGGATCCTGGCGACCGAGAGTGGATTGTCGGTCGTCGGATGA
- a CDS encoding helix-turn-helix domain-containing protein: protein MADILPFHQKRPEPEPLWRDVLGKSLRAAREDQGGRLVDVAERAGISPQYLSEIERGRKEPSSEMIAAVTGALGIDLADLLFGIAGTISRGGSTGLAVGRRPRGPVLMAA from the coding sequence ATGGCGGACATCCTCCCTTTCCACCAGAAGCGTCCCGAACCGGAGCCGCTGTGGCGTGACGTGCTGGGCAAGAGCCTGCGCGCCGCGAGGGAGGACCAGGGCGGCCGCCTCGTCGACGTCGCGGAACGCGCCGGGATCTCGCCGCAGTACCTGTCCGAGATCGAACGCGGCCGCAAGGAACCGTCCAGCGAGATGATCGCCGCGGTCACCGGCGCGCTCGGGATCGACCTGGCGGATCTGCTCTTCGGTATCGCGGGCACGATCAGCCGTGGCGGCAGCACGGGTCTCGCGGTCGGCCGCCGTCCGC
- a CDS encoding cupin domain-containing protein, with translation MHPEILAQEGYTSVPVKESPVRELFPGIRLRPLWTGTDGAHANVLEMDPGTSWPHRDVHEPGPEEVFVVSGTFNDGARDYPAGTFLHAPAGSWHVPASATGCTLFLFYPEG, from the coding sequence ATGCACCCCGAGATCCTCGCCCAAGAGGGCTACACTTCCGTCCCCGTCAAGGAATCCCCGGTTCGCGAACTGTTCCCGGGGATCCGGCTTCGTCCACTGTGGACAGGAACCGACGGCGCGCACGCCAACGTGCTGGAAATGGATCCCGGCACCTCATGGCCGCACCGCGACGTCCACGAACCGGGCCCCGAAGAGGTGTTCGTCGTCTCCGGCACCTTCAACGACGGTGCGCGCGACTATCCGGCAGGGACCTTCCTGCACGCTCCGGCCGGTTCGTGGCACGTGCCCGCGTCGGCGACCGGGTGCACGCTCTTCCTCTTCTACCCGGAGGGCTGA
- a CDS encoding GlxA family transcriptional regulator has product MHRVMALVRPVQSTFELGIAAEVFGTERPGVPRYYEFDVCTEKPGPVPTTAGYAMSVTRGLSALAGADTVLIPGWSPVEAPLTAPVRRALLRAHARGARLVTICSGVFALARTGLLDGRAATTHWARASQLREEFPRVRVEPDVLYVDHGDVATSAGAGAGIDLCLHLVRRDHGAAHAALVARHMVMPPHRDGGQAQFVPAPPPGDELDGLLEWAGERLGTPLSVGDLAAHLNVSPRTLARRFADQLGTTPGAWLLTRRVTEARTLLEETGLPVEVIATRVGLTSAVNLRRRFRDQVGTTPGAYRRAFRGSVSP; this is encoded by the coding sequence ATGCATCGCGTGATGGCACTGGTGCGGCCCGTGCAGTCGACCTTCGAACTCGGGATCGCCGCCGAGGTCTTCGGCACGGAGCGCCCGGGGGTGCCGCGGTACTACGAATTCGACGTCTGCACGGAGAAACCCGGCCCGGTGCCCACCACGGCCGGGTACGCGATGTCCGTGACCCGGGGCCTGTCCGCGCTGGCCGGCGCCGACACGGTGCTCATCCCCGGCTGGTCGCCGGTGGAGGCACCCTTGACGGCCCCCGTGCGCAGGGCGCTCCTGCGCGCGCACGCCAGGGGAGCGCGGCTCGTCACGATCTGCTCCGGCGTTTTCGCGCTGGCCCGCACCGGACTGCTGGACGGCAGGGCGGCGACCACGCACTGGGCGCGTGCTTCCCAGCTGCGGGAAGAGTTCCCGCGGGTACGCGTGGAACCGGATGTGCTCTACGTGGACCACGGCGACGTCGCCACGAGTGCCGGGGCGGGCGCGGGAATCGATCTCTGCCTGCACCTCGTCCGGCGTGACCACGGGGCCGCGCACGCCGCCCTCGTCGCCCGGCACATGGTGATGCCGCCGCACCGCGACGGTGGTCAGGCGCAGTTCGTCCCGGCCCCGCCGCCCGGCGACGAACTGGACGGCCTCCTCGAGTGGGCGGGCGAACGCCTCGGGACACCGTTGTCGGTGGGCGATCTGGCCGCGCACCTGAATGTCTCGCCCCGCACGCTCGCCCGGCGTTTCGCCGACCAGTTGGGGACCACACCGGGGGCATGGCTGCTGACGCGGCGCGTGACCGAGGCGCGCACCCTGCTGGAGGAGACCGGCTTGCCGGTGGAGGTGATCGCGACCCGAGTCGGGTTGACGTCGGCCGTGAACCTCCGGCGGCGTTTCCGCGATCAGGTGGGCACGACGCCGGGCGCGTACCGGCGCGCCTTCCGGGGCTCGGTTTCGCCTTGA
- a CDS encoding CsbD family protein produces the protein MNDKAENKVEELKGKAKEAAGDATDNEQWQAEGKTEQGKANVKQAGEKIKDAVKGVRD, from the coding sequence ATGAACGACAAGGCCGAGAACAAGGTCGAAGAGCTCAAAGGCAAGGCCAAGGAAGCCGCCGGGGACGCCACGGACAACGAGCAGTGGCAGGCCGAAGGCAAGACCGAGCAGGGTAAGGCCAACGTCAAGCAGGCCGGCGAGAAGATCAAGGACGCCGTAAAGGGTGTCCGGGACTGA
- a CDS encoding dienelactone hydrolase family protein: MTHVVLFHSVLGLRQAELDAAERLRGFALKDRIGWSTVATRALDAASELPDDTVLAGMSMGAVVAAGLLPHRPATAGALLLHAIADIPAKVRQGLSIQLHAADPDDFAPPAALPGWLDAATRSGADARVFTYPGAGHFYTDSSLADHHEGAATLTWQRVLEFLEIQPSG; encoded by the coding sequence ATGACCCACGTCGTGCTGTTCCACTCGGTGCTGGGGTTACGGCAGGCGGAGCTGGACGCGGCGGAGCGGCTGCGCGGTTTCGCGCTGAAGGACCGGATCGGGTGGTCCACCGTCGCCACCCGCGCGCTCGACGCCGCCAGTGAACTGCCCGACGACACCGTGCTGGCCGGGATGTCGATGGGTGCCGTCGTGGCCGCCGGCCTGCTCCCGCACCGTCCCGCCACCGCCGGTGCCCTGCTGCTCCACGCCATCGCCGACATACCCGCGAAAGTCCGCCAGGGGCTGTCGATCCAGCTTCACGCGGCCGACCCGGACGACTTCGCGCCACCGGCCGCGCTCCCCGGCTGGCTCGACGCGGCGACCCGCTCCGGCGCCGACGCGCGAGTGTTCACGTACCCCGGAGCGGGCCACTTCTACACCGACAGCAGTCTGGCCGACCACCACGAAGGGGCGGCGACCCTGACCTGGCAACGGGTTCTGGAGTTCCTGGAGATTCAGCCCTCCGGGTAG